A genomic stretch from Thermococcus sp. includes:
- a CDS encoding DMT family transporter — protein sequence MNRETEGTLLAFLVLTLLGLEPVIIKSNPVNPLAFASLSAIFASLILWPLLLICGLVEEIRKSPGELKKAFLTGLFATAIAYSLFSYGTRMSTAINSAILTRFEVFYSFLLSWLLLKERITGRTVISAVALIGGVFLVVAQGKRLELLKGDVLLLLTPLFWQLGHSIAKRTAYSPLTIATLRNTFGGLVLLVPALLAGFAFTKLALAEGVVIALTQSLWYSAIARINLSKATAILTPAPALTVLISTLFLGEGFTPYHLAGLTLITAGTIILSGEKSGVRE from the coding sequence ATGAACCGAGAAACCGAGGGAACGTTGCTGGCGTTCCTAGTTCTTACACTCCTCGGACTGGAACCCGTCATTATAAAATCCAATCCGGTCAATCCCCTGGCCTTTGCCTCGCTTTCGGCCATCTTTGCCTCTCTAATCCTCTGGCCCCTCCTGCTGATTTGTGGGCTTGTGGAAGAAATCCGGAAAAGCCCGGGGGAGCTGAAGAAGGCTTTCCTCACCGGCCTCTTCGCTACTGCTATAGCTTATTCACTCTTTTCCTACGGAACCCGGATGAGCACGGCGATAAACTCCGCAATACTAACGCGTTTCGAGGTCTTCTACTCCTTCCTGCTCTCTTGGCTCCTTCTGAAGGAGAGGATTACCGGAAGGACCGTTATCTCAGCTGTGGCCCTAATCGGGGGCGTTTTTCTCGTCGTTGCACAGGGAAAAAGGCTGGAACTCCTGAAGGGAGATGTCTTGCTTCTTCTGACACCTCTCTTTTGGCAACTTGGACATTCCATAGCGAAAAGAACCGCCTATTCACCACTGACGATAGCGACGCTGAGGAACACCTTTGGGGGGCTTGTCCTTCTCGTTCCTGCCCTTTTGGCTGGCTTCGCATTCACAAAACTGGCCCTCGCGGAAGGGGTTGTAATAGCCCTGACCCAGAGCCTCTGGTATTCGGCGATAGCGAGAATCAACCTCTCCAAGGCCACCGCCATACTGACTCCCGCTCCGGCTTTAACCGTTCTCATCTCCACCCTGTTCCTCGGCGAGGGCTTTACTCCCTACCATCTGGCCGGCCTAACCTTAATAACCGCTGGAACAATCATTTTGAGCGGTGAAAAGAGCGGGGTGAGGGAATGA
- a CDS encoding tryptophan--tRNA ligase has translation MELEFKVTPWDVEGMVDYDKLIEQFGTSPLTDELLEKTAKLTGSELPIYFRRRFFFSHRDYDKILEDYENGRGFFLYTGRGPSGPMHIGHIIPFYATKWLQEKFNVNLYIQITDDEKFLFKDLTLEETKRWAYENILDIIAVGFDPDKTFIFQDSEFTKIYEMALPIAKKINFSMARAVFGFNEQSKIGMIFYPAIQAAPTFFEKRRCLIPAAIDQDPYWRLQRDFAESLGYYKTAALHSKFVPPLTGLEGKMSASKPETAVYLTDDPEEAGKKIWKFALTGGQPTLKEQREKGGNPEKCVVFKWLEIFFEPDDKKLMERYRACKAGELTCGECKRYLIKKVQEFLKGHQKKRKEAEKKVEKFKYTGELAREQWDKAIPEPLR, from the coding sequence TTGGAATTGGAGTTTAAAGTTACCCCTTGGGACGTTGAGGGCATGGTGGACTACGACAAGCTCATAGAGCAGTTTGGAACGAGCCCTTTGACGGACGAACTACTGGAAAAAACCGCGAAGCTAACAGGTAGTGAGCTCCCAATCTACTTTAGGAGGCGCTTCTTCTTCTCTCACAGGGACTACGACAAAATCCTTGAGGATTACGAGAACGGGAGAGGCTTCTTTCTCTATACCGGCCGGGGACCGAGCGGACCGATGCACATAGGCCACATCATTCCCTTTTACGCGACCAAATGGCTCCAGGAGAAGTTTAATGTTAACCTCTACATCCAGATAACCGACGATGAGAAGTTCCTCTTCAAGGACCTCACCCTCGAGGAAACCAAGCGCTGGGCCTACGAAAACATCCTCGACATCATAGCGGTTGGCTTCGACCCGGATAAGACCTTTATCTTCCAGGACAGCGAGTTTACGAAGATATACGAGATGGCCCTTCCCATAGCGAAGAAGATAAACTTCTCGATGGCCAGGGCCGTTTTCGGCTTCAACGAGCAGAGCAAGATTGGCATGATTTTTTACCCAGCTATACAGGCCGCTCCAACCTTCTTCGAGAAGAGGCGTTGTCTGATTCCAGCGGCCATAGACCAAGACCCCTATTGGAGACTTCAGAGGGACTTCGCGGAAAGTTTAGGCTATTACAAGACGGCGGCTCTGCACAGCAAGTTCGTTCCTCCCCTTACGGGCCTTGAGGGGAAGATGAGCGCGAGCAAGCCGGAAACTGCAGTTTACCTCACCGACGACCCTGAAGAAGCGGGCAAAAAGATATGGAAGTTCGCCTTAACCGGTGGCCAGCCAACGCTTAAGGAGCAACGCGAGAAGGGCGGAAACCCGGAGAAGTGCGTCGTCTTTAAGTGGCTGGAGATTTTCTTTGAACCCGACGATAAGAAGCTCATGGAGCGCTATAGAGCCTGTAAGGCCGGCGAGCTGACCTGTGGCGAATGCAAGCGCTACCTCATCAAGAAGGTTCAGGAGTTCCTGAAGGGGCACCAGAAGAAGCGCAAAGAGGCCGAAAAGAAGGTCGAGAAGTTCAAGTACACCGGTGAGCTAGCTAGGGAGCAGTGGGATAAAGCCATTCCTGAACCTCTCCGCTAA
- a CDS encoding fumarylacetoacetate hydrolase family protein yields MVRLPFRDTYYELRPSKIVALAKNYAKHAREMGSNVPERPVFFLKPPSALIGPGEPIILPRMSKRVDHEVELAVIIGKRAKRVPAEKAMDYVLGYTILLDITARDLQAEAREKGLPWAIAKGFDTFAPVGPRIVDRRELRIDDLEIGLKVNGQLRQLGRTSEMIFKVPELIEYISSIMTLEPGDIIATGTPAGIGPLRHGDKVEAWIEGIGRVEFDVLSEGSILC; encoded by the coding sequence ATGGTCAGGCTACCGTTTCGCGACACCTATTACGAGCTCCGCCCGAGCAAGATAGTGGCCCTCGCTAAAAACTACGCCAAGCACGCGAGGGAAATGGGAAGTAACGTTCCTGAGAGACCGGTTTTCTTCCTGAAACCCCCTTCGGCCTTAATTGGTCCTGGAGAGCCCATAATCCTCCCGAGGATGAGCAAACGAGTGGACCATGAGGTCGAGCTGGCAGTCATAATAGGGAAGCGCGCAAAGCGCGTTCCGGCTGAAAAGGCTATGGATTACGTTCTCGGCTATACCATACTCCTCGACATCACAGCGAGGGATTTGCAGGCCGAGGCCAGGGAAAAGGGGCTCCCATGGGCGATAGCGAAGGGCTTCGACACCTTCGCACCCGTTGGGCCAAGAATCGTTGATAGGAGGGAGCTCAGAATAGATGACCTTGAGATTGGCCTGAAGGTAAACGGCCAGCTCAGACAGCTCGGAAGAACGAGCGAAATGATATTCAAGGTTCCCGAGCTGATTGAATATATAAGCTCGATAATGACGCTCGAACCTGGGGACATTATCGCCACGGGAACGCCGGCAGGAATAGGTCCGCTCAGGCACGGCGATAAAGTTGAGGCGTGGATAGAAGGCATAGGAAGGGTCGAGTTCGACGTTCTGAGCGAGGGCTCAATACTTTGCTAG
- the trm14 gene encoding tRNA (guanine(6)-N2)-methyltransferase, which produces MRLLLTTSKGIEDLAKAEVEALLAELGVPFRVEERPLSVEGRVLAEVGEAFYTDEKGRKRELSVPTYLKERSRLLHRVIVEIASERFEGIGEEEPDVALRRIEDFVSELPTERFVKVSESFAVRSFRKGKHKITSVDVAKTVGKAIFERLERFGKPKVNLDHPAVVFRAELIGEVFLLGIDTTGDSSLHKRPWRVYDHPAHLKASIANALIELANPDGGPFIDPFCGSGTIPIELALRGYPGRIICLEKYRKHLMGAEMNALSAGVYNKIEFLLGDATRLSEYVDKVDFAVSNLPYGLKIGRKSMIPKLYMDFFSELAKVLEKRGVFITTEKRAIEKAMEENGFEIVHHRLIGHGGLMVHTYVIK; this is translated from the coding sequence ATGAGGCTTTTACTGACGACTTCAAAGGGTATTGAGGACTTAGCAAAAGCGGAAGTTGAGGCCCTGTTAGCGGAACTTGGAGTTCCTTTTCGAGTGGAGGAAAGGCCCCTCAGCGTTGAGGGGAGGGTTCTGGCAGAGGTAGGTGAGGCCTTCTACACCGATGAAAAGGGGCGGAAGAGGGAGCTGAGCGTTCCAACCTATCTGAAAGAGCGTTCAAGGCTCCTCCACAGAGTCATAGTTGAGATAGCGAGTGAACGCTTTGAGGGGATAGGCGAAGAAGAACCCGATGTGGCCCTGAGAAGAATCGAGGATTTCGTTTCAGAGCTCCCAACGGAGCGATTCGTGAAAGTAAGCGAGAGCTTTGCGGTCAGGTCTTTCAGAAAGGGCAAGCACAAAATAACGAGCGTTGATGTAGCCAAAACCGTTGGAAAGGCGATATTTGAGCGTTTAGAGCGGTTTGGGAAGCCAAAGGTAAACCTTGACCACCCGGCCGTGGTTTTTAGGGCAGAGCTAATCGGAGAGGTATTTCTCCTTGGGATAGATACCACCGGAGATTCCTCACTTCACAAGAGGCCGTGGCGCGTCTATGACCATCCGGCACACCTGAAGGCGAGCATAGCGAACGCGCTGATAGAGCTGGCCAATCCTGATGGAGGTCCCTTCATTGACCCGTTCTGCGGTTCCGGAACGATTCCAATAGAGCTTGCCCTTAGGGGCTACCCCGGAAGGATAATTTGCCTTGAGAAGTACAGGAAGCATTTGATGGGAGCCGAGATGAACGCCCTGAGCGCCGGAGTTTATAACAAGATAGAGTTCCTTCTAGGAGACGCCACAAGGCTTAGCGAATACGTTGATAAAGTGGACTTCGCGGTGAGTAATTTGCCTTACGGCCTCAAAATCGGGAGGAAAAGTATGATACCGAAGCTCTACATGGACTTCTTTTCCGAACTCGCGAAGGTTCTCGAAAAGCGCGGCGTCTTTATAACGACGGAGAAGAGGGCGATAGAGAAAGCTATGGAAGAGAACGGCTTCGAAATCGTCCATCATCGCTTAATCGGTCATGGCGGGCTGATGGTTCACACCTACGTGATAAAATGA
- a CDS encoding MBL fold metallo-hydrolase, with protein MKVVILGSGSYSGTPKPLCNCENCSRARINPTLRRTRFSLYFEKTLVDPSPDLHYHLERLNRKIERVLITHGHFDHVFGLPELQVFREVEFHSNGETLEVAKSLSRLAFGSESPEGYEWNYNELKFWEEAKVGKMRLVHFPVVHTVKAGGFVIWVGGKKIAITGDTGPEILRDEKVLKLMEGADLLIAEMTHRKAIPGSHLGVEEAIELAKKVGAGYTVFAHVSHSNYPHEVLEKRLREAKIEGEVARDFTWVEV; from the coding sequence ATGAAGGTGGTAATCCTCGGCTCCGGTTCATACAGCGGGACGCCGAAACCCCTCTGCAACTGCGAGAACTGCTCAAGGGCCAGGATTAACCCGACCTTGAGGAGGACGAGGTTCTCGCTGTATTTTGAAAAGACGCTGGTTGACCCGAGTCCAGACCTGCACTACCACCTAGAGCGCTTAAACAGGAAAATTGAGAGGGTCCTCATAACCCACGGCCACTTTGACCACGTCTTTGGATTGCCTGAGCTTCAGGTTTTCAGGGAGGTTGAGTTCCACTCAAACGGTGAGACCCTCGAAGTTGCAAAAAGCCTCTCAAGGCTGGCCTTTGGGAGCGAAAGCCCGGAGGGATATGAATGGAACTACAACGAACTGAAATTCTGGGAAGAGGCCAAGGTAGGAAAGATGAGACTCGTTCACTTTCCGGTTGTTCACACCGTAAAGGCCGGGGGCTTCGTCATCTGGGTTGGGGGAAAGAAGATAGCGATAACGGGAGATACAGGACCCGAAATCCTGAGAGATGAAAAGGTCCTAAAGCTGATGGAAGGGGCAGACTTGCTCATAGCGGAGATGACCCACAGAAAAGCCATTCCCGGCTCTCACCTTGGCGTTGAGGAGGCAATAGAGCTCGCGAAGAAGGTTGGGGCCGGTTACACTGTCTTCGCCCACGTAAGCCACAGCAACTACCCACACGAGGTGCTGGAAAAGAGGTTGAGGGAGGCAAAAATAGAGGGGGAAGTCGCGAGGGACTTCACGTGGGTTGAGGTCTAG